In one Pseudomonas sp. R84 genomic region, the following are encoded:
- a CDS encoding flavohemoglobin expression-modulating QEGLA motif protein gives MLSDRIVLAQTPIRVLDAVKWDENIRKGFLKAKGKEMPAVDRDYYLNRPLSFDSSKVKLEFQNIERDITRQLGQFNPVGQIMRRMCKEYRMVVRMLEARGTEDFGLISQELYGAASDAFHAGDPTLADLGLMMSDYLNNIDGRGDLKDEPKVLTAKDAVHLLQTRLNKVFGEAEETIRVFESDGIVADAAAGADYIKIRTDAMFNDRDVRALEVHEGLVHVGTTLNGLNQPICTFLSKGPPSSTVTQEGLAILMEIITFASYPSRLRKLTNRTRAIHMVEEGADFLQIFEFFREQGFEMADSYGNASRVFRGSTPTGLPFTKDLSYLKGFIMVYNYIQLAVRKGKLEQIPLLFCGKTTLEDMRTLRQLVDEGLVVPPKYLPDQFRDLNALSAWMCFSNFLNHLSLDRIEADYSNIL, from the coding sequence ATGTTGTCCGACCGCATTGTGCTGGCGCAGACGCCGATCCGCGTACTCGACGCGGTCAAGTGGGACGAAAACATCCGCAAGGGCTTCCTCAAGGCCAAAGGCAAGGAAATGCCGGCGGTGGATCGCGACTACTACCTCAACCGGCCGCTGAGTTTCGATTCGAGCAAGGTCAAACTGGAATTCCAGAACATCGAGCGCGACATCACCCGCCAGCTCGGTCAGTTCAACCCGGTCGGGCAGATCATGCGGCGCATGTGCAAGGAATACCGCATGGTGGTACGCATGCTCGAAGCGCGCGGCACCGAGGATTTCGGGTTGATCTCGCAAGAACTGTATGGCGCAGCGTCCGATGCGTTCCACGCCGGTGACCCGACGCTGGCCGACCTCGGTCTGATGATGTCCGACTACCTGAACAACATCGATGGCCGTGGCGACCTCAAGGACGAGCCGAAAGTCCTCACCGCCAAGGACGCCGTGCACTTGCTGCAGACCCGTCTGAACAAGGTGTTCGGCGAGGCCGAGGAAACCATCCGCGTGTTCGAGTCCGACGGCATCGTTGCCGACGCGGCGGCGGGCGCCGATTACATCAAGATCCGCACCGACGCAATGTTCAACGACCGCGACGTGCGCGCGCTGGAGGTTCACGAAGGCCTGGTGCACGTCGGCACTACGCTAAACGGTTTGAACCAGCCGATCTGCACCTTCCTGTCCAAAGGCCCACCGTCGTCGACGGTGACCCAGGAAGGCCTGGCGATTCTGATGGAAATCATCACCTTCGCCTCCTACCCGAGTCGCCTGCGCAAACTGACCAACCGCACCCGCGCCATTCACATGGTCGAGGAGGGCGCGGACTTCTTGCAGATCTTCGAGTTTTTCCGCGAACAGGGTTTTGAGATGGCGGACAGCTACGGCAACGCCAGTCGCGTTTTCCGTGGATCGACGCCGACGGGGCTGCCATTTACCAAAGACTTGTCCTACCTCAAGGGCTTTATCATGGTTTACAACTACATTCAGTTGGCCGTGCGTAAAGGCAAGCTTGAACAGATACCGCTGTTGTTCTGCGGCAAGACCACGCTGGAAGACATGCGTACCTTGCGTCAGCTGGTGGATGAAGGATTGGTGGTACCGCCCAAGTATCTGCCGGATCAGTTCCGCGATTTGAATGCGTTGTCGGCGTGGATGTGCTTCTCCAACTTCCTCAACCACTTGAGCCTGGACCGGATCGAAGCGGACTACTCCAATATTCTTTGA
- the lysS gene encoding lysine--tRNA ligase, with amino-acid sequence MSDQQLDPQALQQEENSLIALRKEKLAAERAKGNAFPNDFRRENYCEDLQKKYADKTKEELAEAAIPVKVAGRIMLNRGSFMVIQDMTGRIQVYVNRKTLSEDTLAAVKTWDMGDIIAAEGTLARSGKGDLYVEMTSVRLLTKSLRPLPDKHHGLTDTEQRYRQRYVDLIVNDEVRQTFRVRSQVIAHIRSFLMKRDFLEVETPMLQTIPGGAAAKPFETHHNALDMEMFLRIAPELYLKRLVVGGFEKVFEINRNFRNEGVSTRHNPEFTMLEFYQAYADYEDNMDLTEELFRELAQLVLGSTDVPYGDKVFHFGEPFVRLSVFDSILKYNPELTADDLNDIDKARAIAKKAGAKVLGFEGLGKLQVMIFEELVEHKLEQPHFITHYPFEVSPLARRNDDNPNVTDRFELFIGGREIANAYSELNDAEDQAERFMAQVADKDAGDDEAMHYDADFVRALEYGMPPTAGEGIGIDRLVMLLTNSPSIRDVILFPHMRPQA; translated from the coding sequence ATGAGCGACCAACAACTCGACCCGCAAGCCCTGCAACAGGAAGAAAACTCCCTGATCGCCCTGCGCAAGGAAAAGCTGGCTGCCGAGCGCGCCAAGGGCAACGCCTTCCCGAACGACTTCCGCCGCGAAAACTACTGCGAAGATCTGCAGAAGAAATACGCGGACAAGACCAAGGAAGAGCTGGCAGAGGCTGCAATCCCGGTCAAGGTTGCCGGTCGCATCATGCTCAACCGTGGCTCGTTCATGGTGATCCAGGACATGACCGGTCGCATCCAGGTCTACGTCAACCGTAAAACCCTGTCGGAAGACACCCTGGCCGCGGTGAAAACCTGGGACATGGGCGACATCATTGCCGCCGAAGGCACCCTGGCGCGTTCCGGCAAGGGTGACCTGTACGTTGAAATGACCAGCGTGCGTCTGCTGACCAAATCGCTGCGTCCGCTGCCGGACAAGCACCACGGCCTGACCGACACCGAACAGCGTTACCGTCAGCGTTACGTTGACCTGATCGTCAACGACGAAGTGCGTCAGACCTTCCGCGTGCGTTCGCAAGTAATCGCGCACATCCGCAGCTTCCTGATGAAACGCGACTTCCTCGAAGTCGAAACGCCGATGCTGCAGACCATTCCTGGCGGCGCCGCAGCCAAGCCGTTCGAAACCCACCACAACGCGCTGGACATGGAAATGTTCCTGCGTATCGCCCCAGAGCTGTATCTGAAGCGTCTGGTGGTCGGTGGCTTTGAAAAGGTTTTCGAGATCAACCGCAACTTCCGTAACGAAGGCGTTTCGACTCGTCACAACCCTGAATTCACCATGTTGGAGTTCTATCAGGCTTACGCCGATTACGAAGACAACATGGACCTGACCGAAGAATTGTTCCGTGAACTGGCGCAGCTGGTTCTGGGCAGCACCGACGTGCCGTACGGCGACAAGGTGTTCCACTTCGGCGAGCCGTTCGTACGTCTGTCGGTGTTCGACTCGATCCTCAAGTACAACCCTGAGCTGACCGCCGATGATCTGAACGACATCGACAAGGCCCGCGCCATTGCCAAGAAAGCCGGCGCCAAGGTGCTGGGCTTCGAAGGTCTGGGCAAGCTGCAGGTGATGATTTTCGAAGAACTGGTCGAGCACAAGCTGGAACAGCCGCACTTCATCACTCACTACCCGTTTGAAGTGTCGCCGCTGGCCCGTCGTAACGACGACAACCCGAACGTCACCGACCGTTTCGAGCTGTTCATCGGCGGCCGCGAAATCGCCAACGCCTACTCCGAGTTGAACGACGCCGAAGACCAGGCCGAGCGCTTCATGGCGCAGGTGGCCGACAAGGACGCCGGCGACGACGAAGCCATGCACTACGACGCCGACTTCGTGCGTGCGCTGGAGTACGGCATGCCGCCAACGGCGGGTGAAGGCATCGGCATCGATCGTCTGGTGATGTTGTTGACCAACTCGCCGTCGATTCGCGATGTGATCCTGTTCCCGCACATGCGACCGCAAGCGTAA
- a CDS encoding TetR family transcriptional regulator produces MGAIAQEGAAGIATAVAESVQYQGRKASRQGSEQRRQDILDAAMRIVVRDGVRAVRHRAVAAEAGVPLSATTYYFKDIDDLLTDTFAQYVERSAAYMAKLWINNEGLLREMVVSGDGSPESRSQLADDIARLMADYVHRQLINRREHLMAEQAFRQEALLNPRLAILVRSHQQILLQGTCQLFQVLGSREPQQDAKVLTAIIGRMEYQGLLNDAEPLAEEDMLGILTRYMHLVLASV; encoded by the coding sequence ATGGGTGCAATAGCTCAAGAGGGTGCAGCGGGTATCGCCACTGCGGTCGCTGAAAGTGTTCAGTACCAGGGTCGCAAGGCCAGCCGACAGGGCAGTGAGCAGCGTCGACAGGACATTCTCGACGCGGCGATGCGCATTGTCGTGCGCGACGGCGTGCGTGCCGTGCGCCACCGCGCCGTGGCTGCCGAGGCCGGTGTGCCGTTGTCGGCGACCACCTATTACTTCAAAGACATCGACGACTTGCTCACCGATACCTTCGCCCAGTATGTGGAGCGCAGTGCAGCGTACATGGCCAAGTTGTGGATCAACAACGAAGGCTTGCTGCGTGAAATGGTGGTCAGCGGTGACGGCAGCCCGGAGTCGCGCTCGCAACTGGCCGATGACATTGCACGGTTGATGGCTGATTACGTGCACCGGCAATTGATTAATCGCCGTGAGCATTTGATGGCCGAACAGGCATTCCGTCAGGAGGCGCTGCTCAACCCGCGCCTGGCGATTCTGGTGCGCTCGCATCAGCAGATTCTGTTGCAGGGCACCTGCCAGTTGTTTCAGGTACTGGGCTCGCGTGAGCCACAGCAGGATGCCAAGGTGTTGACGGCGATTATCGGACGGATGGAATATCAGGGCCTGCTCAACGACGCCGAGCCTTTGGCCGAAGAGGACATGCTCGGGATTCTGACGCGCTACATGCACCTGGTGCTCGCGTCGGTGTAA